The following is a genomic window from Pedobacter sp. KBS0701.
TGGCCATGTTGTTTGTAGGCTTAGAAATCATGTCGGTGAGTTTGTACATTTTGGCAGGTATCCGTAAAAAGGATTTTGCCTCTAATGAAGCTTCTTTAAAATATTTCTTAATGGGTGCTTTTTCAACAGGATTTTTGTTGTTCGGTATTACCTTGATTTATGGTGCAACAGGCTCATTCGATTTAGATAAGATCCAGGCTTACCTGGTTGACCATACCACCTCGGTTTCGCCGATATTTTATCCAGGTGTTATCTTGATGATGATTGGTCTTTGCTTTAAAGTTGGTGCCGCGCCTTTTCACTTCTGGACACCAGATGTATACGAAGGTTCGCCAACATTGATCACTACTTTTATGAGTACAGTGGTTAAAACTGCTGGTTTTGCTGCTTTTTTAAGATTATTTGCGGGTTCACTTGCCCCACTTCACGATTTTTGGGTTGCCCCGCTATTGGTTATCGTTTGTTTGACCTTATTTATCGGTAACGTAACGGCCTTGTTCCAAAAAAACTTCAAAAGGATGCTGGCCTATTCCAGTATCTCACACGCGGGTTACCTGTTGTTTTCATTAATTGTTTTAACCAAAAGTTCTGGAAACAATGTGTTGGTTTATGCAGCGGCTTATACCTTTGCATCAATTATCGCTTTTGCGGTATTAATATTAGTGAAACAAAAAACAGGTAGCGATAGCTTCGAAAGTTTTAATGGTTTAGGTAAGAAAAATCCTTTAGTAGCTTTATCACTTACTATTGCCATGCTATCTTTAGCCGGTATTCCATTAACTGCGGGTTTTATTGGAAAGTACCTGATGTTCCTTAATGTAATGACCCAGTATAAAACTTTGCTGGTTGCATTTGCTATTTTAAACGCACTGGTAGGCTTTTATTATTATTTTAAAGTAATTGTGGCTATTTGGTTTAAAGATGGAGCAGAAACAGAGCTTTCTACTCCTTTACAATATAAAGTTGTATTGTTGGTATCAGTAGTAATCACACTTATTTTGGGTATTTATCCTGCAATTATTTTAAACCTGATATAGGTATGCTGTTGTTTAATAATTATTTGTAGTTTTACGAATAATTGAATATGCACGATTTTTGGAATAACCTGCATCAACTACTTGACCCCGAAAAATTATTGAGGGAGGGCGGATTCTATCTAGTCGTATTTGTTATCTATGCAGAAACAGGCCTGTTTTTTGGTTTTTTTCTTCCCGGAGATTATTTATTGTTTTTAGCGGGAATGTTTGTGGCAACAGGCAAGCTTGATGTGAACATTGCGGTTCTCTTAGCTGGTTTATGTGTAGCGGCCATTTCCGGGAATTTTACCGGCTATTGGTTCGGGCGCAAAACTGGCCCGGTATTATACACCAGAAAAGACAGTTTCTTTTTTAAGAAGAGATATTTAAAAGCTGCAAAGGAGTATTATCATAAACAAGGTGCCTTTGCATTAATAATGGGCAGATTTGTACCTATTGTTAGAACTTTTGCACCGATTTTTGCAGGCGTTGTAAAACTAGACTTTAAAAAATTTGCTTTATATAATATCCTGGGTGGAGTACTTTGGATCTGTTCCTTAACTTTGCTGGGTTATTTTTTAGGCAGAAGATTTGAAAAAGAAATAAACGATTATTTATTATATATTATTATTGGCTTTATCCTTATTACAACTATCCCATTATTAATTACCTTTGTAAAAGGTAAAGTAGTGAGTAGCCCTGAAGAGGATAAAACAGATTTAAATTAAAAATGGCAAAAGACGATCATCACGCGTGGCATAGCGTATCTCCTGGTTCAAACCTTCCAGAGGTTGTAAATGCAATTATTGAAATTCCAAAAGGTTCAAAAGCAAAATACGAAATAGATAAAGAATCAGGTCTGATTAAATTGGATAGGGTTCTTTTTTCGTCAGTAATGTATCCGGCAAACTATGGTTTTATTCCACAAACTTATTGTGACGATAAAGATCCATTAGATATTTTGGTACTTTGTTCAGTAGATGTTTATCCAATGACATTGATTGAAGCTAAAGTAGTTGGTGTGATGCATATGGTTGATAATGGAGAACAGGATGATAAAATCATTGCTGTAGCTGCTCACGATATGTCGGTAAACTATATCAACGATTTAGATGAGTTACCTCCACACCAAATGAAAGAGATTGTTCGTTTCTTTCAGGATTATAAAGCATTAGAAGATAAAAATGTAACTATCGAACATTTACTTGGTGTTCGCTATGCGCATAAAGTAATAAAAGAAAGCATAGAACTTTATAACACAACATTTAG
Proteins encoded in this region:
- a CDS encoding NADH-quinone oxidoreductase subunit N, which gives rise to MNIIITISITAFIVLYAGLFKANKALLPLTVVGLLTALGFTFCAWNGNAVHFGMMQTDNFALAFSGVCIVGTLLIFLLTQNYFHSKSDNIAEYYTLILFALAGMIMMVSYKNMAMLFVGLEIMSVSLYILAGIRKKDFASNEASLKYFLMGAFSTGFLLFGITLIYGATGSFDLDKIQAYLVDHTTSVSPIFYPGVILMMIGLCFKVGAAPFHFWTPDVYEGSPTLITTFMSTVVKTAGFAAFLRLFAGSLAPLHDFWVAPLLVIVCLTLFIGNVTALFQKNFKRMLAYSSISHAGYLLFSLIVLTKSSGNNVLVYAAAYTFASIIAFAVLILVKQKTGSDSFESFNGLGKKNPLVALSLTIAMLSLAGIPLTAGFIGKYLMFLNVMTQYKTLLVAFAILNALVGFYYYFKVIVAIWFKDGAETELSTPLQYKVVLLVSVVITLILGIYPAIILNLI
- a CDS encoding inorganic diphosphatase; protein product: MAKDDHHAWHSVSPGSNLPEVVNAIIEIPKGSKAKYEIDKESGLIKLDRVLFSSVMYPANYGFIPQTYCDDKDPLDILVLCSVDVYPMTLIEAKVVGVMHMVDNGEQDDKIIAVAAHDMSVNYINDLDELPPHQMKEIVRFFQDYKALEDKNVTIEHLLGVRYAHKVIKESIELYNTTFRELA
- a CDS encoding DedA family protein, whose translation is MHDFWNNLHQLLDPEKLLREGGFYLVVFVIYAETGLFFGFFLPGDYLLFLAGMFVATGKLDVNIAVLLAGLCVAAISGNFTGYWFGRKTGPVLYTRKDSFFFKKRYLKAAKEYYHKQGAFALIMGRFVPIVRTFAPIFAGVVKLDFKKFALYNILGGVLWICSLTLLGYFLGRRFEKEINDYLLYIIIGFILITTIPLLITFVKGKVVSSPEEDKTDLN